The Coturnix japonica isolate 7356 chromosome 6, Coturnix japonica 2.1, whole genome shotgun sequence genomic sequence CAGCTGTAATAAGAAAACATATGGTCAGCCTGGACTGTTACAGAGTCCCCTGGGTTAGAACCAGACACCACACGGTGCTTAGAGCAACGTTTACAATTGGGGATGCTCTCACCCAGCAGCGCCGTGCACAGCTCCGTATCGATGCGTCCATCCTCAGTGAGGGCCCCGAAAACCAGCCCATCCGCACCGTGCAGCTTGGCCAGGCGGATGTCAGCCTTCATCACCTCCACCTCTCGGTCCGAATAGAGGAAATCTCCACCTCGAGGCCGAATCATGACGAACACCGGGATCCGCACGCACTGCTTCACCACCTGCAGGAGCCCTGGGTGTGCAAAGATGGTGTTACAGGAGGGCTGTTGGCAGCCCCATGGGGAGCGTCTGGAGATCATAGTGATAAATGAGGGGGTGTGCGCTGTACTCACCCATGCTGGGGGTGGTTCCTCCCTCCACCAGCCCCGCGCACAGCTCGATCCGGCCGGCACCTGCGGACAGCCGGTCACCCCGGGGCTGAGCCCTCACCCCGCTCCCACCGAGCACCCCCCGCGCCTCGGGCCTCACCTCCGCGCTCCGCGTTGACGGCGGACTCCACGGAATCCACGCACACCTCCATGAGGAATCCATCGTCCATGCCTGGCGAGCAACGACGCGGTCGCACCCCCCCGGCCCATGGCGGCCCCCGTGTGCCTCGCAGCCTCCCGTCGAGCTTCCCGCCCGCTTCCGCctcaagccccgccccccccgctCCACATCCGGCCTCGCCCCCTGGCGGCCCAGCTCCCGCTCCGTCCGTCACCGGCCCCGGTGCCTCGTGGGGGCGATGCCGTCGCGCTGTGTCCGGGCCCAGCCCCGCCCCGTTGGGCCTtagccccgccccgccccgccccgcctcTCCCGCTCCTTCACCTGCGCTGGCGGCGCGCGGGTCCCGCTGCTGGCTCCGGGTCACGTGCCACCGAATTGTCATGGCGACGCCTAGGGGTGACCGGAAGAGCTCGCCCCGTTTCCGCCACGCTGCCGCCACTTCCGGTCCGGTTGGTGATGCTGCGGGCGCTGTGCGGTGGCGCCGGGCGGTTCGTCCGTCCCTGCCGGCAGCTCGGCTCGCTCCGGTATCGTCCACAACGCGGCCTCCcgctgcagcacagccccgaCGTGCCGCCCGCTGTGGGCCGATGGCTGCTCGCATGCAGCGGCGCCGTAGCGGGTGCCGTGGTGCTGGGCGGGGTCACCAGGTGAGAGAGGCGGCAAGGCCCTGCCGTCGGTCCTCCCTAAGCGCCCTGTTTATAGCCCTCATTTAAGGCTCTCACCTCCGTCCTTTGGagtgagctgtgctgcccctCTGTGCCCGCAGGCTGACGGAGTCCGGGCTGTCCATGGTGGACTGGCACTTGGTGAAGGAGATGAAACCCCCCAGGACGCAGCAGGAGTGGGAGGCGGAGTTCCAGAAGTATCAGCAGTTCCCAGAGTTCAAAATGTGAGCACAAGGGGCTGGGGGCTGGTCCTGCAATAAGGCAGTACGGGGATCTCATGCAAATGGAATTTCCCTAACACTGTGAGTGAGGCACACAGCGCATCTGGTGGTGGATGTGGGCAGTCCACCTCCTGTCCCTCATCCCCCACCTTGGAATGCATGAGGTGGCACTGCCTTAAATCACTCTTTGTTTTTACAGCCTGAATCGTGACATGACTCTGACAGAGTTCAAGTTCATTTGGTACATGGAGTATTCGCATCGTATGTGGGGCCGTGTTGTGGGCTTGGCCTACATCCTTCCTGCTGCCTACTTCTGGAGGAAGGGTTGGCTCAGCCGCCCCATGAAGGGCCGTGTGCTTGCGCTCTGTGGGCTTGTGTGCTTCCAGGTGAGAGCTGTGCAGCCGCAGGGAATAGCTGCGGTGTGTTCTG encodes the following:
- the CUTC gene encoding copper homeostasis protein cutC homolog isoform X3 → MRAAIGPQRAARRGCAAAGGRVVDDTGASRAAGRDGRTARRHRTAPAASPTGPEVAAAWRKRGELFRSPLGVAMTIRWHVTRSQQRDPRAASAGMDDGFLMEVCVDSVESAVNAERGGAGRIELCAGLVEGGTTPSMGLLQVVKQCVRIPVFVMIRPRGGDFLYSDREVEVMKADIRLAKLHGADGLVFGALTEDGRIDTELCTALLAVCRPLPVTFHRAFDMVHDPQVALETLISLGFERVLTSGCDSSALEGLSLIKKLAEQGVASQSATCKGFWKALLLLSFIALLVQPGTQG
- the CUTC gene encoding copper homeostasis protein cutC homolog isoform X2; its protein translation is MRAAIGPQRAARRGCAAAGGRVVDDTGASRAAGRDGRTARRHRTAPAASPTGPEVAAAWRKRGELFRSPLGVAMTIRWHVTRSQQRDPRAASAGMDDGFLMEVCVDSVESAVNAERGGLLQVVKQCVRIPVFVMIRPRGGDFLYSDREVEVMKADIRLAKLHGADGLVFGALTEDGRIDTELCTALLAVCRPLPVTFHRAFDMVHDPQVALETLISLGFERVLTSGCDSSALEGLSLIKKLAEQAKGRIVVVPGGGITERNLQRILEGSSASEFHCSARSARDSGMKFRNPNVAMGASFSAPEYSVKVADVAKVRTLNAIAKNIL
- the CUTC gene encoding copper homeostasis protein cutC homolog isoform X1, with the protein product MRAAIGPQRAARRGCAAAGGRVVDDTGASRAAGRDGRTARRHRTAPAASPTGPEVAAAWRKRGELFRSPLGVAMTIRWHVTRSQQRDPRAASAGMDDGFLMEVCVDSVESAVNAERGGAGRIELCAGLVEGGTTPSMGLLQVVKQCVRIPVFVMIRPRGGDFLYSDREVEVMKADIRLAKLHGADGLVFGALTEDGRIDTELCTALLAVCRPLPVTFHRAFDMVHDPQVALETLISLGFERVLTSGCDSSALEGLSLIKKLAEQAKGRIVVVPGGGITERNLQRILEGSSASEFHCSARSARDSGMKFRNPNVAMGASFSAPEYSVKVADVAKVRTLNAIAKNIL